Proteins found in one Pelobacter seleniigenes DSM 18267 genomic segment:
- a CDS encoding ABC transporter permease: protein MKSVMALAIITFKEGIRNRSLFGIALVSLFLFGLNISVAGFFMRDVGKVTIDMNLAALSCAGLLLVFFVAVNLMAKDIDRKTIHLVFSKPISRAQYIVGKYLGIVFFVTACLSFLVIISTFTVGLLLTMYPDYFIGFSWGLFYLACFFNLIKFSVLSAIVVFFSTISSGSLITLIFSISSYVVGVTIEEVVFYVKSAAAAQEKIISETLKLFLQVFSYVIPNFSVFDFTLEAAHGLPVSIERISISLGYSLTYIIILLILSSYVFSHREFN, encoded by the coding sequence ATGAAATCTGTTATGGCCTTGGCGATTATCACTTTTAAAGAAGGGATTCGGAATCGTTCTTTGTTTGGAATTGCTCTCGTTTCGCTATTTCTCTTTGGATTGAATATTTCTGTTGCCGGATTTTTTATGCGTGATGTTGGTAAGGTCACTATTGATATGAATTTGGCAGCCTTGTCCTGTGCTGGATTGTTGTTAGTTTTTTTTGTTGCTGTCAATCTGATGGCAAAAGACATTGATCGGAAAACTATTCATTTGGTATTTTCTAAACCTATTTCTCGGGCTCAGTATATTGTGGGGAAATATTTAGGCATCGTTTTTTTTGTAACTGCTTGTTTGAGTTTTTTAGTAATAATTTCAACATTTACAGTTGGCCTGTTGCTGACAATGTATCCTGATTATTTTATAGGTTTTTCTTGGGGGCTTTTTTATTTAGCATGTTTTTTTAATTTAATTAAATTTTCTGTTTTATCTGCTATTGTAGTTTTTTTTAGCACAATTTCTAGTGGATCTTTAATTACCTTGATATTTTCTATTAGTAGTTATGTTGTTGGTGTAACAATCGAGGAAGTTGTTTTTTATGTTAAATCAGCGGCTGCAGCACAAGAAAAAATAATATCAGAAACATTAAAGTTATTTTTACAAGTATTTTCGTATGTCATACCGAACTTTTCTGTTTTTGATTTTACTCTTGAAGCTGCCCATGGTTTACCTGTATCTATTGAGAGAATATCCATTTCCCTTGGTTATTCTTTGACTTATATTATTATTCTTTTAATTTTATCTTCATATGTTTTTTCACATCGAGAATTTAATTGA
- a CDS encoding ABC transporter ATP-binding protein has protein sequence MTEIEVHNITKTYNPGLFKKKVSAVNGVSFEISQGEVFGLIGPNGAGKSSTIRMLLGLVRPESGHIYYRGEKLGENVALKEIGYLPENPYLYDHLTLRELLVFCGRVSGMSSREVLRRSQVLMEKLNIFESQTRPLKTFSKGMLQRAAICFALLHNPSVVIFDEPMSGLDPIGRKLVFDLIMELKKNGKTIFFCSHILNDVERLCDRIGLLHRGRLISQLNKNDLSLALGNSIFLFVEPLSQIQQNEIRALGVDICNEAGTTMLAINEDIYFQVNSLLERKQVKVLGSRNSWRTLEDLFLQLIEGQKI, from the coding sequence ATGACTGAAATAGAAGTTCATAATATTACAAAAACGTATAATCCGGGATTATTTAAAAAGAAAGTTTCTGCTGTCAATGGTGTGAGCTTCGAGATATCTCAAGGGGAAGTTTTCGGTCTGATCGGGCCTAATGGGGCAGGAAAGAGTTCAACTATTCGTATGTTATTAGGCTTAGTACGTCCAGAGTCTGGACATATTTATTATAGAGGTGAAAAATTAGGGGAAAACGTAGCTCTCAAGGAGATTGGATATCTGCCAGAAAATCCATACCTTTATGATCACTTAACGCTTAGGGAGCTTCTTGTCTTTTGTGGACGTGTCTCTGGTATGTCCTCAAGAGAGGTTTTGAGGCGTAGCCAAGTATTGATGGAGAAGTTAAATATTTTCGAATCACAAACGCGCCCTCTAAAGACTTTTTCAAAGGGGATGCTGCAACGGGCTGCTATCTGTTTTGCCCTTTTGCATAATCCTTCTGTCGTTATTTTTGATGAACCAATGTCAGGACTTGACCCAATAGGCCGGAAATTAGTTTTTGATCTAATCATGGAACTTAAGAAGAATGGGAAAACGATATTTTTTTGCTCTCACATCTTGAATGATGTCGAAAGATTGTGTGATCGAATCGGACTATTGCATAGAGGGCGCCTGATCTCGCAGTTAAATAAAAATGACTTATCTTTAGCCCTGGGTAATAGCATTTTTCTTTTTGTTGAGCCTCTTTCTCAGATACAGCAGAATGAGATAAGAGCATTGGGTGTGGATATATGTAATGAAGCCGGTACTACAATGTTGGCTATTAATGAAGACATTTATTTCCAGGTTAACTCACTTCTTGAAAGAAAACAGGTTAAGGTTCTTGGAAGCAGGAATTCTTGGCGAACGTTAGAAGACTTGTTTCTTCAACTAATTGAAGGGCAAAAGATATGA
- a CDS encoding O-antigen ligase family protein translates to MLIPYLLPPDSSFRVGGVYGQPNLYAVFLTVSILAFFWKYIHSAHDLSIKKTKIFRFIPLVLVSVVFFLTGSRSGFLSLFFVLIYLLWMVSKGKYLCRDFKKKKEFFKISFFVIFSFFIAQILIFFFSSGALNRALNITGVSIEARFVFWTSAVLMFVDNLITGIGLGNYKFLMNSYGPKSYSLLGFVQYEAMGSSSWAHNEFLQLSCEGGIFVFFILLILLIIFFVKLFKILFTNKTQCSPIFLYSHLWLLPFIIQSMFSWTLRSPPLLFLFFTLLGGLLSQYPLKRIDISPALRGFILCLSVGSLIIIGIFFIQELKIEKFKKQLITSVGLENTFGEFAQLAADPYSEYRVLSGSLNRYARESLKNNDLVMVEKLIPYYERLCELKGMRWYWFDLAHLYLKLNREDESRFAIKQAIHLMPLEQKYWDFLHYLNVLVASRETGRPISSFYPQKVDFSLKEMTGILDD, encoded by the coding sequence ATGCTTATACCGTATTTGCTTCCGCCGGACTCTTCTTTTAGAGTTGGTGGAGTATATGGTCAGCCTAACTTGTATGCCGTTTTTTTGACTGTCTCAATATTGGCATTTTTCTGGAAATATATTCACTCTGCGCATGACCTCTCTATTAAAAAGACGAAAATTTTTCGTTTTATACCTTTGGTTCTTGTATCTGTTGTCTTTTTTTTGACTGGGTCTCGGTCCGGATTTTTATCTCTGTTTTTTGTTCTTATATATTTACTTTGGATGGTTTCTAAAGGTAAATATCTTTGTAGGGATTTTAAAAAAAAGAAAGAATTTTTTAAAATTTCATTTTTTGTTATTTTTTCATTTTTTATTGCACAAATCTTAATATTTTTCTTTTCTTCGGGTGCTCTGAATAGAGCCCTTAATATCACTGGCGTCAGTATTGAGGCTAGATTTGTTTTTTGGACATCAGCAGTTTTAATGTTTGTTGATAATTTAATAACTGGGATTGGCTTAGGTAATTATAAATTTCTTATGAATTCCTATGGACCAAAGTCTTATTCATTGCTTGGTTTTGTTCAGTATGAGGCTATGGGAAGTTCTTCTTGGGCACATAATGAGTTTCTGCAGTTGTCTTGTGAGGGTGGAATTTTTGTTTTTTTTATTTTGCTAATACTTTTAATTATTTTTTTCGTTAAACTATTTAAAATACTTTTTACTAACAAGACTCAGTGTTCACCTATATTTTTATATAGTCATTTATGGTTGCTTCCTTTTATTATCCAATCTATGTTTTCATGGACACTGCGGTCTCCCCCGCTTCTATTTTTATTTTTTACGTTATTGGGAGGTCTTCTTTCTCAATATCCTTTAAAAAGAATAGACATTTCTCCTGCTTTGAGAGGGTTTATCTTGTGCCTTTCTGTTGGGAGTCTTATTATAATAGGTATATTTTTCATACAAGAATTAAAAATCGAGAAATTTAAAAAGCAACTAATTACCTCTGTAGGCCTAGAAAATACCTTTGGGGAGTTTGCGCAGTTAGCAGCTGATCCTTATAGTGAATATCGTGTATTGTCAGGCTCTTTGAATCGGTATGCTCGGGAAAGCTTAAAAAATAACGATCTGGTGATGGTCGAGAAATTGATCCCTTATTACGAGCGGCTTTGTGAGCTAAAAGGAATGCGTTGGTATTGGTTTGATTTAGCTCATTTATATCTCAAATTGAATCGCGAAGATGAATCAAGATTTGCAATTAAGCAAGCTATTCATTTGATGCCACTAGAGCAAAAATATTGGGATTTTCTACATTATCTTAATGTTCTTGTTGCCTCTCGTGAAACTGGCCGCCCAATTAGTTCCTTCTATCCTCAAAAAGTTGATTTTAGTTTAAAAGAAATGACAGGAATTCTTGATGACTGA
- a CDS encoding type IV pilin protein, producing the protein MLKKFRKNEKGFTLIELLIVVAIIGILAAIAIPQFASYRQKAFNSASQSDLKTIKTSLEGYYTDEYYYPY; encoded by the coding sequence ATGTTGAAAAAATTCCGTAAGAACGAAAAGGGTTTTACCCTGATCGAACTGTTGATCGTTGTCGCGATCATCGGTATTCTGGCTGCAATTGCTATCCCGCAGTTTGCAAGTTATCGTCAGAAAGCATTTAACTCTGCATCGCAAAGTGATTTGAAGACGATCAAAACCTCATTAGAAGGTTACTATACAGATGAGTACTATTATCCTTATTAA
- a CDS encoding sigma-54-dependent transcriptional regulator: MEKRKERILIVDDESSLREMLAILLEREGYQVEEAANGQIALGLIQTSDFDLIISDMKMPCLGGIGLLRKVREQEIKTPMLMITAFSSTEEAVEAMKLGAYDYITKPFKNDEIRLVIKNALERRQLEAENFQLKQQLGVRFSFQRLIGDSPAMKKLVALLERIAPSQANVLITGESGTGKELVAKALHLNSERKKSPFVPINCGAIPENLLESELFGHEKGAFTGADRKKEGLFESANQGTLFLDEIGELPMGMQVKLLRVLQEREFRRVGGTRTLPLDIRLIAATNQDLTEMIQAGAFREDLFYRLNVVSVELPPLRNRKEDIPMLIDNFYQQRTGKQHYSISKEALQILLNYDWPGNVRELENLVERCIVLGETEQLTTDILPPQISTFSKKRIDVLSEIPENFNLEKWLEDMERSLLLAALEKSGGVKKKAAELLGISFRSIRYRLDKLGVSDDSWQED; encoded by the coding sequence ATGGAAAAGAGAAAAGAGAGAATACTCATTGTTGATGATGAGTCGAGCCTGCGAGAAATGCTGGCGATACTGCTTGAGCGTGAGGGCTACCAGGTCGAAGAGGCGGCAAACGGACAAATAGCTCTAGGATTAATTCAGACCAGCGATTTTGATTTGATTATTTCTGATATGAAAATGCCATGTTTAGGTGGCATTGGTCTGCTACGTAAAGTTCGTGAGCAAGAAATAAAAACTCCAATGTTGATGATTACAGCATTCTCCTCAACAGAAGAAGCTGTCGAAGCCATGAAACTTGGCGCCTATGATTATATTACCAAGCCGTTCAAGAATGACGAAATCAGGCTGGTAATCAAAAACGCTCTTGAACGCAGACAGTTGGAAGCTGAAAATTTTCAACTAAAGCAGCAATTAGGGGTTAGGTTTTCGTTTCAGCGTTTGATTGGTGATAGTCCTGCAATGAAGAAGCTTGTCGCATTGCTGGAACGTATAGCTCCCAGTCAGGCCAATGTTTTAATCACAGGGGAAAGCGGAACCGGCAAAGAGCTTGTGGCCAAAGCGCTTCATCTGAACAGTGAACGGAAAAAAAGCCCTTTTGTACCAATTAATTGCGGAGCCATCCCGGAAAATTTATTGGAAAGTGAGTTGTTTGGGCATGAAAAAGGTGCCTTTACCGGGGCCGACCGTAAAAAGGAAGGGCTGTTTGAATCTGCCAACCAAGGGACTTTATTCCTTGATGAAATCGGCGAATTGCCCATGGGAATGCAGGTCAAGTTGTTGCGGGTGTTACAGGAAAGGGAGTTTCGGCGAGTGGGCGGAACCAGGACTTTGCCCCTTGATATCCGCCTTATAGCCGCAACAAACCAGGATTTGACAGAAATGATTCAGGCTGGTGCTTTCCGGGAAGATCTTTTTTATCGGTTGAATGTTGTTTCTGTTGAATTGCCCCCTCTGCGGAATCGGAAAGAAGATATTCCCATGCTGATCGACAATTTTTATCAGCAACGAACTGGTAAACAACACTATTCCATTAGTAAAGAAGCACTACAGATTCTCCTCAATTATGATTGGCCCGGAAATGTGCGCGAGTTGGAAAATCTTGTTGAGCGCTGTATTGTTTTGGGTGAAACAGAACAATTGACCACAGACATTCTTCCTCCTCAAATCAGCACCTTCAGTAAAAAACGTATCGATGTTCTGAGTGAGATTCCAGAAAATTTTAATCTTGAAAAATGGCTGGAAGATATGGAGCGGTCATTGCTTTTGGCCGCATTGGAAAAATCCGGGGGAGTCAAGAAAAAGGCGGCTGAGTTGCTTGGAATCAGTTTCAGGTCTATTCGTTATCGCTTGGATAAATTAGGTGTGAGTGACGATTCATGGCAGGAGGATTGA
- a CDS encoding two-component system sensor histidine kinase NtrB has protein sequence MEPADQLLFSPKTTDNRSLTWYLICRTAVITFLLGGASVFYLKGTVDHGIIQPLFVLIGVSYAEALVSAIILKNLTKTFIFAQVQIIWDLLFVTALILMSGGVESVFSFAYLLVIVWASFLFSRRLTVLAAASATILFGGILDLQYFHYLHYFNLYRTVPDGNFFSVLFVHSVAFFLTAILSGTLAERWRKSEAQLQKKSIDYAELEKMNRTILAHISSGLMLVNPQGRIRSFNRAATDITGFTLQDVYDQDAGLFFPEFAGTFSPQEKNLSRAEGRFQNKLGQNLILGYATTTAKGPRGENLGTLVTFQDLTQFKKIEEDLMRADRLAAVGRLAAGMAHEIRNPLASISGSVQLLMEAEHVKKDDLHLMKIVVKEADRLNHLLTEFLTFARPNIPVKEKTNISETLDELEQMLKSDDRFDGIEIRLTKPDSEVFLSLDKGQLCQVLWNLAINAAEAMHGRGFLLLMIDPCLEGGTQIIIEDSGPGIDDSISEKIFEPFFSTKDHGTGLGLAAVYSIIEMHAGTVHVERSELGGARFVLQFEG, from the coding sequence ATGGAACCAGCCGATCAGCTCCTATTTTCACCGAAAACGACTGATAACCGCAGCTTGACATGGTATTTGATTTGTCGGACTGCGGTTATTACGTTTCTGCTTGGTGGGGCTTCTGTTTTTTATTTAAAGGGTACGGTTGATCACGGGATCATCCAACCTTTGTTCGTACTGATTGGTGTTTCTTACGCAGAAGCTCTTGTCTCGGCAATAATCCTTAAAAATCTAACAAAAACTTTTATTTTTGCACAAGTTCAGATTATCTGGGACCTACTTTTCGTGACGGCCTTGATATTGATGTCCGGCGGAGTGGAAAGTGTTTTTTCTTTTGCTTATCTTCTGGTTATTGTTTGGGCCAGTTTTCTTTTTTCCCGACGGCTGACAGTGCTGGCTGCAGCCAGTGCAACGATCCTGTTCGGCGGTATTCTTGACCTGCAGTATTTTCATTATCTGCACTATTTCAACCTTTATCGCACTGTTCCCGATGGGAACTTTTTTTCAGTTCTGTTTGTCCACTCCGTCGCTTTTTTTCTAACCGCCATATTAAGCGGAACTCTGGCCGAACGTTGGCGTAAGAGCGAAGCACAGTTGCAAAAGAAATCGATTGACTATGCTGAACTGGAAAAAATGAATCGAACTATACTGGCCCACATTAGTAGTGGGCTGATGTTGGTCAATCCACAGGGCCGTATTCGTTCATTTAATCGCGCTGCCACGGATATCACCGGTTTTACCTTGCAAGACGTGTATGATCAAGATGCGGGACTTTTTTTCCCTGAATTCGCAGGAACGTTCTCTCCTCAAGAAAAAAACCTCTCGCGTGCTGAGGGGCGTTTTCAAAATAAACTTGGTCAAAACTTGATTCTTGGTTATGCGACAACGACTGCCAAAGGGCCTCGCGGAGAAAATTTAGGCACGTTGGTCACGTTTCAGGACTTAACCCAGTTTAAAAAAATAGAAGAAGATCTTATGCGGGCTGATCGTTTGGCCGCGGTAGGCCGACTGGCAGCTGGAATGGCTCATGAGATTCGCAATCCGCTGGCATCAATAAGTGGATCCGTTCAGCTGTTGATGGAAGCTGAGCATGTGAAAAAAGACGATCTCCATTTGATGAAAATAGTTGTCAAAGAAGCAGATCGTTTGAACCATCTATTGACCGAGTTTTTAACTTTTGCTCGGCCGAATATTCCGGTTAAAGAGAAGACGAATATTTCTGAAACGCTGGATGAGTTAGAGCAGATGCTCAAGTCCGATGACAGGTTTGACGGGATAGAAATCAGGTTGACCAAACCGGATAGCGAAGTATTTCTTTCTTTAGATAAGGGCCAGCTTTGCCAGGTATTATGGAATTTAGCCATTAATGCTGCTGAAGCAATGCACGGTCGAGGTTTTTTGTTATTGATGATTGATCCATGCTTGGAAGGGGGAACCCAAATCATAATTGAGGATTCTGGCCCAGGTATTGATGACAGTATCTCCGAGAAAATTTTTGAACCCTTTTTTTCAACCAAAGATCATGGTACCGGCCTTGGCCTGGCAGCAGTTTATTCGATCATTGAAATGCATGCAGGTACCGTGCATGTTGAGCGTAGTGAGCTGGGTGGAGCTCGGTTTGTTCTGCAGTTTGAGGGATAG
- a CDS encoding type II secretion system F family protein, with the protein MPTFAWTGRSRDGKTSKGTMEAGSESIVTANLRRQGIQATKIKEAGKGMNADLNISFLKPKITTKDIVVFTRQFATMIDAGLPLVQCLDILSSQQENKTFKEVLTEVKEDVESGSTFADALKKHPKAFNELYVNLVAAGEVGGILDTILSRLAAYIEKALKLRKQVKSAMTYPATIVGIALVVIAVILIFVIPAFEKMFKDFGGALPAPTQIVINLSNFIQDYILVIVGAIVVLIFAAKKIYATEKGRDRIDNWALKLPVFGILIRKVAVAKFSRTLATMISSGVPILDGLDIVRKTAGNRTVEKAIGKVRSSISEGKTIAEPLKESGVFPPMVCQMIEVGEQAGALDTMLSKIADFYDDEVDDAVNNLTAMMEPLLMLFLGTTVGGLVIAMYLPIFKLAGTVGG; encoded by the coding sequence ATGCCAACGTTCGCGTGGACCGGTCGGTCGAGAGATGGAAAAACGAGCAAAGGGACAATGGAGGCAGGCAGTGAATCCATTGTAACGGCTAATCTGCGGCGCCAGGGCATTCAGGCAACAAAGATCAAAGAAGCCGGAAAAGGAATGAACGCTGATCTTAATATCAGTTTTCTTAAACCTAAAATAACCACCAAAGATATAGTTGTTTTTACCCGACAATTTGCGACCATGATCGATGCCGGCTTGCCGTTGGTCCAATGTCTGGATATTCTTTCTTCGCAACAGGAAAATAAAACCTTTAAGGAAGTGCTCACCGAAGTCAAAGAAGACGTTGAATCAGGCTCGACCTTCGCGGATGCGCTGAAGAAACACCCCAAAGCTTTCAATGAGTTATATGTAAACTTGGTTGCCGCCGGTGAGGTAGGCGGTATCCTGGATACAATTTTATCCAGGCTTGCCGCTTATATTGAAAAAGCTCTCAAATTGCGCAAGCAAGTCAAAAGCGCCATGACCTATCCTGCCACGATTGTGGGTATTGCTCTGGTGGTCATTGCCGTCATTCTGATATTTGTTATTCCGGCATTTGAAAAAATGTTCAAGGACTTTGGCGGCGCATTACCAGCACCGACCCAAATTGTTATTAATCTAAGCAACTTTATTCAAGATTACATCTTGGTGATTGTCGGGGCAATTGTTGTGTTGATTTTTGCGGCCAAGAAAATTTATGCAACGGAAAAGGGGCGCGACAGAATTGACAACTGGGCTCTGAAGCTTCCCGTGTTCGGGATATTGATCAGAAAGGTGGCTGTCGCCAAGTTTTCCCGTACTCTGGCAACAATGATCTCCAGCGGGGTGCCGATTCTTGATGGCCTGGATATCGTCAGGAAGACAGCGGGAAATAGGACGGTTGAAAAAGCAATTGGTAAAGTTCGATCCAGTATCAGCGAAGGAAAAACCATTGCGGAACCGCTGAAAGAGTCGGGTGTTTTTCCGCCAATGGTGTGCCAGATGATCGAAGTTGGTGAACAAGCCGGAGCGCTCGACACTATGCTTAGCAAAATAGCTGATTTTTATGATGATGAAGTTGACGATGCCGTGAATAATTTGACTGCGATGATGGAGCCTTTGCTCATGCTGTTCCTTGGGACCACCGTCGGTGGTTTGGTTATCGCAATGTATCTGCCGATCTTTAAACTTGCCGGAACTGTTGGCGGCTGA
- a CDS encoding type IV pilus twitching motility protein PilT produces the protein MANMHQLLKTMIEQGASDLHISTGSPPQIRIDGKMTPLPGQSLSSAETKQLCYSVLTDAQKRKFEEENELDLSFGVKGLSRFRGNLFVQRGAVAGAFRAIPFEIRGFDELGLPPVVKALSKKPRGLVLVTGPTGSGKSTTLAAIIDAINRERSEHIITIEDPIEYLHPHKKCLVNQREVGADTQSFKKALKYILRQDPDVVLLGELRDIETIEAALTIAETGHLCFATLHTNSCVQTMNRIIDVFPTSQQSQVRTQLSFVLEGVLSQTLMPKANGKGRCMALEVMVPNPAIRNLIREDKIHQIYSQMQIGQDKFAMQTMNQSLFLLAHAREISQEDAMMRSHDLDELKQMFANPNAVLSRKKHINPGRAI, from the coding sequence ATGGCTAATATGCATCAACTCCTGAAGACCATGATTGAACAGGGGGCTTCAGATTTACACATCTCAACCGGGTCGCCTCCTCAAATCAGGATCGACGGCAAAATGACCCCACTGCCCGGGCAGAGTCTGTCGTCCGCCGAGACCAAGCAGCTCTGTTACAGTGTCCTTACTGACGCGCAAAAACGAAAATTTGAAGAAGAAAACGAACTGGATCTGTCTTTCGGAGTCAAAGGGCTTTCCCGTTTCAGGGGAAATCTTTTTGTTCAGCGCGGAGCCGTTGCCGGAGCCTTTCGGGCGATTCCCTTTGAAATCAGGGGATTTGATGAATTGGGATTACCTCCGGTTGTCAAAGCTTTGTCGAAAAAACCACGGGGACTGGTGCTGGTCACTGGTCCGACCGGTAGTGGTAAATCGACAACACTGGCGGCCATTATCGATGCCATTAATCGCGAGCGCAGTGAACATATCATCACCATTGAAGATCCCATCGAATACCTCCACCCGCATAAAAAATGTCTGGTCAATCAACGTGAAGTCGGCGCGGACACCCAATCCTTCAAAAAAGCGTTGAAATATATTTTGCGCCAGGATCCGGATGTCGTTTTGCTTGGAGAGCTGAGGGACATTGAAACAATTGAGGCCGCTCTGACCATTGCCGAAACGGGACACCTCTGTTTTGCGACCCTGCATACCAACTCCTGTGTGCAGACCATGAACCGGATTATTGATGTCTTCCCGACCAGCCAGCAGTCCCAGGTCAGAACCCAATTGTCGTTCGTTTTGGAGGGGGTGTTATCGCAGACTCTCATGCCCAAAGCGAATGGCAAAGGGCGTTGTATGGCGTTGGAGGTCATGGTGCCAAATCCGGCGATCAGGAATCTGATCCGCGAAGATAAGATTCACCAGATCTACTCGCAAATGCAGATCGGGCAGGATAAGTTCGCGATGCAGACGATGAATCAGTCGTTATTTCTGCTTGCTCACGCGCGGGAGATCAGCCAGGAAGATGCCATGATGCGCTCCCATGACCTGGATGAGTTAAAGCAGATGTTCGCTAATCCGAATGCTGTGTTAAGTCGGAAGAAGCATATCAATCCTGGTAGAGCGATTTAA
- the pilB gene encoding type IV-A pilus assembly ATPase PilB, which produces MSVSRLGELLVRNQLISDDQLAKAIAEQKREGIRLGAALVKLGYVQEHDLASFLSKHYGVPSINLAEFDVDPAVVSLIPAEVSQKYQLVPINRAGATLIVAMADPSNIFAIDDIKFMTGFNVEVVVAAEAAIKDAIDKYYDQSSSMADALEGLEDFDDLELVDDVGFEDVNELERASEDAPVVKLVNLILTDAIKKKASDIHIEPYEHAFRVRYRIDGVLYEVMKPPRKLKNAITSRLKIMASLDIAERRLPQDGRIKIKLGRGQEMDYRVNCLPTLFGEKVVLRLLDKSSLQLDMTKLGYEEKALEWFKKEIHKPFGMVLVTGPTGSGKTVSLYSALSELNKTTENISTAEDPVEFNFAGINQVQMHEEIGLNFAAALRAFLRQDPDIIMIGEIRDFETAEIGVKAALTGHMVLSTLHTNDAPSTVNRLLNMGIEPFLVASAVNLISAQRLGRRVCSECKEPDKHSPEALISAGVPEDQVGKFTAYKGRGCTVCNDTGYKGRVGFYQVMPMFEDIKEMVLSGANTAEIKEESMRLGVKTMRQAALTKMMEGVTTLEEVLRTTISDD; this is translated from the coding sequence ATGAGTGTCAGTCGCCTTGGAGAACTTCTAGTCCGTAACCAACTTATCTCTGACGACCAACTGGCGAAGGCGATTGCCGAGCAGAAGAGAGAAGGCATTCGGTTGGGGGCAGCGCTGGTCAAACTGGGTTATGTCCAGGAACATGACCTGGCCTCTTTTTTATCGAAACATTATGGTGTCCCTTCTATAAACCTTGCCGAATTTGATGTTGATCCAGCTGTCGTCAGCCTGATCCCTGCTGAAGTTTCCCAAAAATACCAACTTGTGCCTATCAATCGAGCCGGAGCGACCTTGATTGTCGCCATGGCCGACCCGTCCAATATTTTCGCCATTGATGACATCAAGTTTATGACCGGTTTCAATGTCGAAGTCGTTGTCGCCGCAGAAGCTGCCATCAAAGATGCTATTGATAAGTATTATGACCAAAGTTCTTCTATGGCTGACGCCTTAGAAGGGTTAGAAGATTTTGACGATCTGGAACTGGTTGATGATGTTGGTTTTGAAGATGTTAACGAACTGGAGCGTGCCAGTGAAGATGCCCCGGTGGTTAAACTCGTCAATCTGATTTTGACAGACGCCATCAAAAAGAAAGCTTCAGATATTCATATTGAACCTTACGAACATGCTTTTCGCGTGCGTTATCGGATTGACGGGGTTCTTTATGAAGTGATGAAGCCACCACGCAAGTTAAAAAACGCCATAACCTCACGCCTTAAAATCATGGCATCTCTCGATATCGCGGAACGCCGCCTTCCTCAGGACGGCCGGATTAAAATCAAGCTGGGACGGGGCCAGGAGATGGATTATCGGGTCAACTGCCTGCCGACACTTTTTGGTGAGAAGGTCGTCTTGCGGTTGCTTGATAAAAGCAGTCTGCAACTGGATATGACCAAGCTTGGTTATGAAGAAAAAGCTCTCGAATGGTTTAAAAAAGAGATTCATAAGCCCTTCGGTATGGTGCTGGTGACCGGCCCGACAGGGAGTGGCAAGACGGTTTCTCTGTATTCGGCACTCTCGGAACTGAATAAAACGACCGAAAATATTTCGACTGCCGAGGATCCCGTTGAGTTTAACTTTGCCGGGATCAACCAGGTTCAAATGCATGAAGAGATTGGGTTGAACTTTGCTGCGGCCCTGCGTGCTTTTTTGCGCCAGGATCCGGATATCATCATGATTGGAGAGATCCGGGATTTTGAAACCGCTGAAATCGGAGTCAAAGCGGCATTGACCGGGCATATGGTGTTATCGACTTTGCACACCAATGATGCACCCAGTACGGTTAACCGGTTGTTGAATATGGGTATTGAGCCCTTCCTGGTTGCTTCTGCAGTCAACCTGATTTCAGCCCAGCGCCTTGGGCGTCGGGTCTGTAGCGAATGCAAAGAACCGGATAAACATTCGCCGGAAGCTCTGATCTCAGCAGGTGTGCCAGAGGATCAGGTTGGCAAGTTTACCGCTTACAAGGGGCGCGGCTGTACGGTCTGCAACGATACCGGATACAAGGGACGGGTCGGCTTCTATCAGGTCATGCCGATGTTTGAAGATATTAAAGAGATGGTTCTGTCAGGCGCCAATACCGCTGAAATCAAGGAAGAGTCGATGCGGTTGGGAGTTAAAACCATGCGTCAGGCCGCCTTGACCAAAATGATGGAAGGGGTGACCACCCTGGAAGAAGTGTTGCGTACGACCATTTCAGATGATTGA